Genomic segment of Methanobacteriaceae archaeon:
ACAATTATTAATGGATTTTTTATGGAATATCATTTTATGAATGATTAGGAATTAAATGAATGTATATTAAAGAATAGGATATAAAATAATCAAGTGAACGACCTATCTAATCTGAATGAATCTAATCTGAATAAGATTATTTTAGGAATAATTTGATAATAATGATAATGGATTTTGTCTGTTCATCATTTTTAAATCAATGTAATAATGTTTATTTAAATACCCTTTAAATCAGTTTTAATTATAGATTAGTCTAATCTAAATAAAATCCATTATACTAAGTATTTTTTTGTACACTTACTCATTTTAATCATTCCTTATCAATAGGTGTAACATCATATCTTACTTCAGGATAGGCGACTTCAGGTCGTTTTACTGCAAAAGAGTATTCTAAATCTTCACACATGCCTCGAGCAATGTTGAAAGGGATTCCCAAGGCCATGTAGTCTGTGGGGAACCAGCAATTACCAGTAGGATCGATGGGACCTATAAAGCAGCGTCTTTGGGTGTTTTTTCAGCCATATGCGCAGGGCATGTGACCATGGTTGCACATGCAGGGCCAAATGGGCCAATAATAGACTCAAATGGGTTTAGAGTTCTGAAGTGAATTAAACTACACAGATTTCGAATCTGTTCCCCATTGCCGAAGATAAAAATGATGAAACAGGATTCTTATTTCTATCATCAGAAACTACTGATAAATTCACAGGATCATTTTCATCCGCTTTGAATTTATCATAATGTTCTACTATCAGATATTTCCCAGGTGTATTGACTGGACCTATAGAATCATGGAATTTCTCGAATAATTCCGGACTAGCCTTTAAATACTCTGCATTACCATCTCTAAATTTTTCATGTCCAGTGGATACGAAATATTTGATGTAAGGTGATAGTTTTTTGGAAAACCCCAACCAAGTTAAGCCTCCTAAAAAAACTCCTTTATTACAATCATGACCCATATAAAGGGCAGGGATATCTTTATCAAGAGCAGCAGTGAATATGGCTTTAGCAGCACATGAATCAACATCAACTAGGGTACAGCACCGTCAGGAATGCTTTCATGGCCATAAACACATAAAGGTGTTGTTTCCAGCATTCCAGCTCTTTTTAAAGATTCACCTATTTCTTTAACCATCTCAGGCATTTCACATCACCTTTTATTTATTGAATCGCAGCATATTTGATTAAATGTCGCTTAGCGTGGAATTCCCTTTGAAGGGTCTTATGAGATCTATGTGAAATTGATATGCGAACAGTTCCAAGATCAGTAGATTATATATAAGATATTGATAATAGGATTAATATAATCTGTTTTTAGGTTTAACGAAATGTTGATGTATATTTTGTTTTTGCATGAGGATTGATAAATGAGAGAATTTGAACTTGTATCTAATTATAAGCCCTTGGGGGATCAGCCTAAGGCAATTAAATCTTTATCTGAAGGTGTCCTGAGTGGGATGAAACACCAGACACTTTTGGGAGTTACTGGTTCTGGAAAAACTTTCACCATGGCTTGTGTGGTTCAGGAAGTTCAGAAACCAACCCTGGTAATTTCCCATAACAAAACCCTGGCAGCTCAACTGTACGAAGAGTTCAGGGAATTATTTCCCAATAATGCTGTGGAATATTTCGTCAGCTACTACGATTATTATCAACCAGAGGCATATGTACCTCAAAGTGACACTTACATTGATAAAGAGGCATCTATCAATGAAGAAATAGATATGATGCGGCATAGCACCACCCAATCGCTTTTGAGCAGAGATGACGTGATTGTGGTGGCCAGTGTGTCCTGTATTTATGGTATTGGTGCTCCTGAAGATTACGGGAATTTGCTGCTTAAACTTGAAATTGGACAGGAAATAGACCGGGAAGATATACTCTCTAAACTGGTTGAAATGCAGTATGAGCGTAATGATGTTGATTTTACCCGGGGAAAATTTAGAGTGCGGGGTGATGTGGTGGAGATTTTCCCGGCCCAGGGAAAAACTGCCATCCGGGTGGAACTTTTCGGTGATATGGTGGATGGTCTGGCATTCATCGATCATGTGCGGGGCAAGGTGACCAGTGAACTGGATAAAGTGATAATATTCCCAGCAAAGCATTTTGTTACTTCACCAGATAAAATGGACAAAGCCTTAAAGGCCATAGAAGAAGAACTTGAAGATAGATTAAGGGTGCTTGAGGCTGAAAATAAGTTATTGGAAGCACAGCGTCTGGAGCAGCGGACCAGATTCGATTTGGAAATGCTCAGAGAAATGGGTTACTGTAATGGTATTGAAAACTATAGCATGCACATCTCTGGTCGTGAATGGGGAGAAACACCTTACAGCCTCCTGCGTTACTTCGGAGAGGATTATCTTACCATCATTGACGAGTCCCATGTTACAGTGCCTCAGATTAGAGGGATGTATGCGGGTGATCGTGCGCGTAAGGATGTTTTAGTAGATTATGGCTTTCGATTACCTTCTGCTCGAGAGAATAGGCCTCTTAATTTTGAAGAATTTGAAAGTTTGCAGAATCAGGTGATATATGTTTCAGCCACCCCTGCAAAGTATGAATTGAATCTCTCCAGTCAAGTAGTGGAACAGATTATCAGACCTACGGGCCTGGTAGATCCAGAAGTGAAATTACACCCTGTGCAGGGGCAGGTGGACCATCTTCTGGGAGAAATCAGGCATAAAGTGAAAAAAAATCAGAGAGTTCTGGTTACCACCCTAACCAAACGTATGGCAGAAGACTTGACCGACTACTATGCTCGTGCTGGTGTAAAAGTTCGCTATCTTCACTCGGAGATAAGCACCCTGGAAAGGATTGATATTATCGATGATCTGCGCAGGGGTGAATTCGACTGTCTGGTGGGAGTTAACCTCCTGAGGGAGGGTTTGGACCTTCCAGAAGTAGGAATGGTGGGTATTTTAGATGCGGATAAAGAAGGATTCCTACGTTCAGAAACATCACTTATACAAACCATTGGCAGGGCTGCGCGTAATGTGGAAGGGCAGGTGATTATTTACGCTGATGAAATCACTGATTCCGTACGTAATGCAGTTGACATAACCAATAAGCGACGGAAATTGCAGTTAAAATATAACCAGGAACATAATATAACCCCCCGGAGTACAGAAAGAACTTTGAAAGAAAAGACCCGGAAAAAGGATGTTATTATGCGTGAAGATGTGGATAAAATGCCTAAAGATGAGCTGCGTCTTCTCTTAAAAGACCTAAAGGAAGAAATGAAGAAAGCAGCTGCCAGACTGGATTTTGAAGAGGCAGCCAAAATTCGTGACAAGATATTGATACTGGAAGGAGTTCAAGATTGAAATTAAGAGTTTAAAATTTCAAGAAGTTTATGAAAAATTTGTATAATTCGCGATTTATGAGAGATTTCACTCTATAATTGAAAAATTTTGAAGATAGGCACATAAATTGGAATTAAGATTGAAAAGGGGATTTCAAATTCATGAATAAGAAAGATAGTATTTTAATCAAAGGGGCCCGGGAACATAACCTTAAAAACATTGACCTGGAGATTCCCCGAGACCGTTTAGTGGTTATAACTGGAATCAGCGGCTCAGGGAAGTCATCCCTAGCATTTGACACTATTTATGCTGAGGGCCAGAGGAGATATGTTGAATCCCTTTCTGCCTATGCCCGGCAGTTTTTGGGACAGATGAAAAAACCAGAAGTGGATTATATTGAAGGATTATCTCCAGCCATATCCATTGACCAGAAAACAACCAGAATGAACCCTCGTTCCACTGTGGGAACTGTTACCGAAATTTATGATTACCTGAGACTTTTATTTGCAAGAATAGGTACTCCTCACTGTCACCAGTGTGGTCAGGCCATAAGTCAGCAGACTGCGGGTCAGATTGTTGACAGCATACTTCAGGAAGAAGAAGGTAGTAAAATACAAATTTTAGCACCGCTGGTTCGGGATAGGAAAGGAGAACATCAAAAGGTATTCGAAGAACTGCGCCGTAAGGGTTTTGTTCGAGTACGGGTAGATGGTGAAATTCACAGTCTTGATGAAGACTTCCAACTGGAGAAAAACTTCAAACACAGCATAGAAGCTGTAGTTGATCGTCTGGTGATTCGATATGACCGGGATTTTGAAAGCCGTCTGGCGGATTCTGTGGAAACCGCTCTGGAACTGGGTGAAGGTCTCCTGATCGTGGTTTATGGGAATGGGAATGCCGGGGAATGTAATAAGAATATTAAGAAAGGGAATGGGGGTCAAGGAAAGAACAAGGCTAATGAAAATAATTATGAGAAGATCTACAGTGAACACTTCGCTTGCACTGACTGTGGAATCAATTTTGAGGAGATCAGCCCCAGAATGTTCTCCTTTAACAGTCCACACGGGGCCTGTCCCGAGTGTAATGGATTGGGAAGTAAACTGGAGATCGATGCAGATCTGGTAGTGCCTGACTGTGAACTTTCCCTTAATGAAGGGGCTATTTTACCTTGGAGCAAATCCAAACATCGGGATAACTATTACGGGCAGATGTTAAGGGCAGTAGCTGACCACTATGGTTTCAGTATGGACACTCCCTTTAAGGATTTACCTCAAAAATACCAGGATATCATTCTTTACGGCTCACCTGATAAAATAGAATTTGTCTTCCAGAGAAAAAATCGTCTGCATCGGGTTAATCGTTATTTTGAAGGTGTGGTTAGGCGTATGGAACGGATTTACATGGAGACCAAATCCAATTACATGCGCAGCTATATGGGTCAATTTATGAGTGATAGGAAATGCCCGGCGTGTAACGGTACCCGCCTGCGTCCTGAAAGTCGCAGCGTGACTGTAGGTGGTAAATCCATCCCCCAAGTGGTGGAGATGCCTATAAAACATGCCTATGCCTTCTTTGAAAGCCTGGAATTATCAGAAAGGGAACAGTTCATTGGCCATGAGGTTTTAAAGGAGATAAAAGAACGTTTGAAATTCCTGAAAGATGTTGGTCTGGATTACATCACTCTTGAGCGATCTTCAGGTAGTCTTTCCGGGGGAGAGGCGCAAAGGATACGTCTTGCCACCCAGATTGGATCCGGGCTGGTGGGAGTACTATACATATTAGATGAACCCAGCATTGGACTCCACCAGCGAGACAATCATCGGCTCATTGAAACCCTTAAAAAATTAAGGGATATTGGAAACACCCTCATTGTGGTGGAACATGATGAAGACACCATTTTACATGCAGATTATGTGGTGGATATCGGGCCCGGGGCAGGAGAACATGGTGGATGGATCACTGCCACTGGCACTCCCCAGGAGATAATGGAAAACCCAGAATCCATTACCGGTCATTATCTTTCCCGTCAAGAAACCATTCCCATCCCCTCTAAACGCCAAAGGCCTAATGGGAACTTTTTAACTGTGAAGGGTGCCCGAGAACACAACCTACAGAATATTGATGTTAAATTCCCCTTGGGAGTTTTTACCTGCATCACTGGAGTTTCAGGTTCAGGTAAAAGTACCCTTATCAACGATGTATTATACAAGGGACTTTACGGAACCCTCAACCATAAGCACCTTAATCCAGGTGAACATGACTCCATTACAGGTACAGAACACGTGGATAAAGTTATTATCATTGACCAGTCACCTATTGGTCGTACACCACGCTCTAACCCTGCCACGTATACAGGAGTGTTCACTTATATCCGGGAAATGTTTGCACAGACACCTACATCCAAAAAAAGGGGTTACAAACCCGGAAGGTTCAGTTTCAATGTAAAAGGTGGGAGATGTGAGGCCTGCACAGGTGATGGTATTATCAAAATCGAAATGCACTTTCTGGCTGATGTTTACGTGCCCTGTGAGGTGTGTAAAGGTAAACGATATAACCGTGAAACCCTTGAAGTAAGATATAAAGGTAAGAACATCTCTGAAGTGCTTGACATGACTGTTGAAGAGTCTTTGGAATTCTTTGAGAACATTCCACGTATAAAGAAGAAACTCAAAACTCTGGATGATGTTGGTTTGAGTTACATTAAACTGGGACAGCCTGCTACCACCCTATCTGGTGGAGAAGCCCAGAGGGTG
This window contains:
- the uvrB gene encoding excinuclease ABC subunit UvrB, which encodes MREFELVSNYKPLGDQPKAIKSLSEGVLSGMKHQTLLGVTGSGKTFTMACVVQEVQKPTLVISHNKTLAAQLYEEFRELFPNNAVEYFVSYYDYYQPEAYVPQSDTYIDKEASINEEIDMMRHSTTQSLLSRDDVIVVASVSCIYGIGAPEDYGNLLLKLEIGQEIDREDILSKLVEMQYERNDVDFTRGKFRVRGDVVEIFPAQGKTAIRVELFGDMVDGLAFIDHVRGKVTSELDKVIIFPAKHFVTSPDKMDKALKAIEEELEDRLRVLEAENKLLEAQRLEQRTRFDLEMLREMGYCNGIENYSMHISGREWGETPYSLLRYFGEDYLTIIDESHVTVPQIRGMYAGDRARKDVLVDYGFRLPSARENRPLNFEEFESLQNQVIYVSATPAKYELNLSSQVVEQIIRPTGLVDPEVKLHPVQGQVDHLLGEIRHKVKKNQRVLVTTLTKRMAEDLTDYYARAGVKVRYLHSEISTLERIDIIDDLRRGEFDCLVGVNLLREGLDLPEVGMVGILDADKEGFLRSETSLIQTIGRAARNVEGQVIIYADEITDSVRNAVDITNKRRKLQLKYNQEHNITPRSTERTLKEKTRKKDVIMREDVDKMPKDELRLLLKDLKEEMKKAAARLDFEEAAKIRDKILILEGVQD
- the uvrA gene encoding excinuclease ABC subunit UvrA; this encodes MNKKDSILIKGAREHNLKNIDLEIPRDRLVVITGISGSGKSSLAFDTIYAEGQRRYVESLSAYARQFLGQMKKPEVDYIEGLSPAISIDQKTTRMNPRSTVGTVTEIYDYLRLLFARIGTPHCHQCGQAISQQTAGQIVDSILQEEEGSKIQILAPLVRDRKGEHQKVFEELRRKGFVRVRVDGEIHSLDEDFQLEKNFKHSIEAVVDRLVIRYDRDFESRLADSVETALELGEGLLIVVYGNGNAGECNKNIKKGNGGQGKNKANENNYEKIYSEHFACTDCGINFEEISPRMFSFNSPHGACPECNGLGSKLEIDADLVVPDCELSLNEGAILPWSKSKHRDNYYGQMLRAVADHYGFSMDTPFKDLPQKYQDIILYGSPDKIEFVFQRKNRLHRVNRYFEGVVRRMERIYMETKSNYMRSYMGQFMSDRKCPACNGTRLRPESRSVTVGGKSIPQVVEMPIKHAYAFFESLELSEREQFIGHEVLKEIKERLKFLKDVGLDYITLERSSGSLSGGEAQRIRLATQIGSGLVGVLYILDEPSIGLHQRDNHRLIETLKKLRDIGNTLIVVEHDEDTILHADYVVDIGPGAGEHGGWITATGTPQEIMENPESITGHYLSRQETIPIPSKRQRPNGNFLTVKGAREHNLQNIDVKFPLGVFTCITGVSGSGKSTLINDVLYKGLYGTLNHKHLNPGEHDSITGTEHVDKVIIIDQSPIGRTPRSNPATYTGVFTYIREMFAQTPTSKKRGYKPGRFSFNVKGGRCEACTGDGIIKIEMHFLADVYVPCEVCKGKRYNRETLEVRYKGKNISEVLDMTVEESLEFFENIPRIKKKLKTLDDVGLSYIKLGQPATTLSGGEAQRVKLAKELSRQSTGRTLYILDEPTTGLHFADIRKLLHVLGRLRDGGNTVLVIEHNLDVIKTADYIIDLGPEGGDGGGRVVAQGTPEEIAASGSYTGEFLKEVLSERYNPLNQLTQSKSKISESTTENRSK